One window of Desulfofundulus luciae genomic DNA carries:
- a CDS encoding helix-turn-helix transcriptional regulator: MDAKTFGARLRYLRKERKLSQQELGQMIGKPQTTISDWENGKFLPDIDEAVEIAKAFGLTISEFLYSEDLPPAACK, encoded by the coding sequence GTGGACGCAAAAACCTTTGGGGCGAGACTCCGTTATCTGCGAAAAGAAAGAAAACTGTCACAGCAAGAGCTCGGGCAGATGATTGGTAAACCACAGACGACAATTTCAGACTGGGAAAACGGTAAATTCTTACCGGATATTGACGAGGCGGTGGAGATTGCAAAAGCCTTCGGCCTGACAATTTCGGAGTTTCTGTACAGTGAAGATTTACCGCCAGCAGCCTGTAAATGA
- a CDS encoding helix-turn-helix domain-containing protein, producing the protein MEIGERIRFFRQRQGLSMNALAKLSGASQSAISEIESGKRKPTFDVLERIVKGLGLTLAEFFSEETPSLSPDLRQLLDEAESLTPEQRQKLVEFIRSMKGVQL; encoded by the coding sequence TTGGAAATAGGAGAAAGAATTCGCTTCTTCAGACAACGTCAGGGTTTAAGTATGAATGCCCTTGCAAAATTATCCGGGGCTTCTCAATCGGCTATCAGCGAAATAGAAAGTGGCAAGCGCAAACCCACCTTTGACGTTTTAGAGCGTATAGTAAAAGGGCTTGGCCTTACTCTCGCCGAGTTTTTTTCCGAGGAAACCCCATCCCTTTCCCCAGATCTGCGGCAGCTTCTTGACGAGGCGGAAAGCCTTACGCCGGAGCAGCGACAAAAGCTGGTGGAATTCATCCGGAGCATGAAAGGTGTGCAACTATGA
- a CDS encoding helix-turn-helix domain-containing protein: MLKLSARLRELRTSRKISQTALSNAVGVSQRAISYYEAGKDIPTLDVLIRLADFFDISLDYLVGRSDDPRRH, from the coding sequence ATGCTTAAATTAAGTGCCAGGCTCAGGGAACTTAGAACATCTCGCAAAATCAGTCAGACAGCTCTATCTAATGCGGTTGGTGTATCTCAAAGAGCAATTTCGTATTACGAAGCAGGTAAGGATATTCCCACGCTTGACGTTCTCATCCGTCTCGCTGATTTTTTTGATATATCCCTGGATTACCTAGTCGGCCGCTCCGACGACCCGCGCAGGCACTGA
- a CDS encoding helix-turn-helix domain-containing protein produces the protein MLKNGISFKIKTLRESRGVSQVKLASDSKITAAYLCELESGVKTNPSIDVLSRIAAALGVTVAELLDEQQAKAAGE, from the coding sequence GTGTTAAAAAATGGTATCAGCTTTAAGATAAAAACACTAAGGGAGTCAAGAGGCGTAAGCCAAGTAAAGCTGGCAAGTGACAGCAAAATTACGGCAGCTTACCTCTGTGAGCTAGAAAGTGGTGTCAAGACAAATCCGAGCATTGATGTACTATCCCGGATTGCCGCCGCCCTGGGGGTAACCGTAGCCGAATTGCTAGACGAGCAGCAGGCAAAAGCAGCGGGAGAGTGA
- a CDS encoding helix-turn-helix domain-containing protein, whose translation MMKLSKRLVELRGSISQAELARKAGVPQSAISEIEAGKRKPRIDTIQKLALALGVSVSELLDENEEPKAV comes from the coding sequence ATGATGAAGTTGTCGAAACGCTTGGTCGAGTTGAGGGGTAGTATTAGCCAAGCCGAACTGGCCAGAAAAGCCGGAGTACCCCAGTCTGCTATTAGCGAAATCGAAGCCGGTAAACGAAAGCCCCGAATAGACACAATCCAAAAGCTTGCCCTAGCTCTTGGTGTTTCTGTTTCAGAATTGCTGGATGAAAACGAAGAACCCAAAGCCGTGTAA
- a CDS encoding coiled-coil domain-containing protein: MSEQLLKEILGELKALNQRVGNIEQRIGDLEQGQQQLEKELKAAIKNVDNKVDKLGLRLENEVIDKVRALFDGFALRGDQIERLQKHLDERLDSIETDTRYLVARVARLEKLAK; the protein is encoded by the coding sequence GTGTCAGAGCAACTGCTGAAAGAAATCCTCGGTGAACTGAAGGCCCTGAATCAGCGTGTCGGCAATATAGAGCAGCGCATCGGCGACCTGGAGCAGGGCCAGCAGCAACTGGAAAAAGAACTTAAAGCCGCTATCAAAAACGTGGACAACAAGGTGGACAAACTAGGGCTTCGCCTCGAAAACGAAGTTATCGACAAGGTGCGTGCCCTCTTTGACGGTTTCGCATTGAGGGGCGACCAGATCGAACGGCTGCAAAAACACCTTGATGAACGCCTGGACAGCATCGAAACAGACACCCGTTATCTCGTTGCCAGGGTCGCAAGGCTGGAGAAGCTGGCGAAGTAG
- a CDS encoding helix-turn-helix transcriptional regulator, with translation MRRYLINTRKTLGYTQEQVAKEIGISQRAYSMIELNQINPSWEVAQRLEKFFGIPAGELLAVEPEQSASQENRRWT, from the coding sequence ATGCGTCGGTACCTGATCAATACAAGAAAAACTCTGGGCTACACCCAAGAGCAGGTTGCAAAGGAGATTGGTATTTCGCAGAGAGCTTACAGCATGATTGAGCTGAACCAAATCAATCCCTCCTGGGAGGTGGCCCAGCGCCTGGAGAAATTCTTCGGCATTCCGGCCGGCGAATTGCTGGCTGTGGAGCCTGAACAATCCGCATCGCAGGAGAACAGGAGGTGGACATGA
- a CDS encoding helix-turn-helix domain-containing protein: MFYMDIADRIVQLRKEKNYSTTKLAKLAGIAQSTLREIELGKTSPTWDTILKLCRALGVSPRELLDFEPDDRGDLPHDFKRFLEVARLLTPRQRELILEVMEEWAEYNRIKAK, translated from the coding sequence ATGTTTTACATGGATATTGCCGACCGTATTGTACAGCTGCGCAAAGAGAAGAATTACAGCACCACAAAACTGGCCAAACTTGCCGGAATAGCGCAATCCACGCTGCGGGAAATAGAACTGGGCAAGACATCACCAACCTGGGACACAATTCTCAAGCTTTGCAGGGCGCTTGGTGTTTCACCCCGTGAATTGCTCGACTTTGAACCGGATGACCGGGGCGATTTGCCCCACGACTTTAAACGTTTCCTGGAAGTTGCCCGTCTTCTCACCCCCCGCCAGCGTGAGTTAATCCTGGAAGTTATGGAAGAATGGGCGGAATATAACAGGATTAAAGCTAAATAA
- a CDS encoding helix-turn-helix domain-containing protein — protein MRSSEPVARRIYELCREKGITINQLATLSGLPHSTIDSIIKGKSRNPRLTTIKKICDGLGMTISEFLDDPVFKKVED, from the coding sequence GTGAGATCATCTGAACCTGTTGCAAGGCGAATCTACGAACTTTGCCGGGAAAAAGGAATCACCATAAACCAATTGGCTACCCTTTCGGGGTTGCCCCACTCCACTATCGACAGCATTATAAAAGGGAAGAGCCGCAACCCCCGTCTGACAACTATTAAGAAGATCTGCGATGGCTTGGGAATGACTATTTCGGAATTTCTAGACGATCCGGTGTTCAAAAAAGTGGAAGATTAG
- a CDS encoding helix-turn-helix domain-containing protein, with product MDIGRRIREIRKANNQKLLNISQQTGLSQPFISEIERGIKVPSIETLEKICSALGITLAEFFADQAPELPPDIRQMIDVARKLTPLQRELIISVMKEMAKDNQTEGE from the coding sequence ATGGATATAGGCCGAAGAATCAGGGAGATTAGAAAAGCAAACAATCAAAAGTTACTTAACATATCGCAACAAACGGGACTTTCACAGCCGTTCATCAGTGAGATAGAACGCGGAATTAAAGTCCCATCTATTGAAACCCTCGAAAAAATCTGCTCCGCCCTGGGCATCACCCTGGCCGAGTTTTTCGCCGACCAGGCCCCGGAGCTGCCGCCGGACATCCGCCAGATGATAGATGTAGCCCGAAAACTTACCCCTTTGCAACGAGAATTGATCATCTCCGTCATGAAGGAGATGGCGAAAGATAATCAAACGGAAGGGGAATAA